From Candidatus Poribacteria bacterium, one genomic window encodes:
- a CDS encoding DUF721 domain-containing protein codes for MDKSTEKTERIDLLLDGLIRDYGLDHKVLETQVFAAWKGAVGALIARNTQPISLVNGKLTVYALAPVWVNELQVSRGKIIPKINKAVNFPAVKTLEFSVKPIHSTKYSKSQRFHRPKRLKLETVELDRETLKRIDQIVASVEDPDLKAHLKRLFIKQSQRALVKDNLSC; via the coding sequence ATGGACAAGTCAACTGAGAAAACAGAACGGATCGATCTGCTGCTTGATGGGCTGATTCGTGATTATGGATTGGATCACAAAGTTCTTGAAACACAAGTCTTTGCCGCTTGGAAAGGAGCGGTGGGTGCGCTGATCGCTCGCAACACTCAGCCGATTTCACTCGTTAATGGGAAATTAACAGTTTATGCTCTCGCCCCTGTCTGGGTCAACGAACTCCAGGTATCGAGAGGGAAAATAATTCCCAAGATCAACAAAGCTGTCAATTTTCCTGCGGTGAAAACCTTGGAATTTTCTGTTAAGCCGATTCATTCGACAAAATATTCAAAAAGTCAACGTTTTCACCGTCCAAAACGTCTTAAATTAGAGACTGTTGAATTAGATAGGGAGACATTAAAACGCATTGATCAGATCGTCGCATCGGTCGAGGATCCAGATCTGAAAGCGCACTTAAAGCGACTCTTTATCAAACAGAGCCAACGCGCTTTAGTTAAAGATAA